GCCAGTCTGTCGCCGCAAGAGTAGTTCGGACTCCTTTCTACAAGCGAGCACATTGAAGGTGACGGAGGTAATCATGGTTCCAGAAGGGTTGCATTATACGAAAGCGCACGAATGGATCAAGGTTGAGGGGGATCGTGGACGTATCGGGATCACCCACTTTGCCCAGAGCCAACTCGGCGACATTGTGTTCGCCGAGCTGCCGCAGGTCGGGAGGGTCCTGCGTCAGATGGAGGCGTTCGGTGTCGTCGAGTCGGTAAAGGCCGTTTCCGACCTGTACTGTCCGCTGACCGGTGAGGTACTTGAGGTCAATTCCTCGCTCGAATCGAGCCCGGAGCAGATCAACGCCGATCCCTACGGAGAGGGATGGATCATCGCGGTACACATCGCTGATCCCAGGGAGCTGGCGAATCTGATGTCCGCTGAGGAGTACAAAGCCTTTCTGGCGGCGGAGGAGCACTGATGCAGTACATCCCGAATACGGAGGCCGACTGTCGCGCGATGCTGGATGCCATCGGCGTCCGGTCGAGCGAGGAGCTGTTTGCCGACATCCCCTCCAAGCTCAAGCTCAAGCGAGGACTGAACCTGGCGCCGCCGCTGTCTGAGACCGGACTGCGACGGCATATGAAGGAGTTGGCCGGCCGGAACGCGGACGTGGAACAATACCCCTCCTTCCTGGGGGCAGGCGCCTACAATCACTTTATCCCCGCTGCCGTTTCCCACCTGGTGTTCCGATCGGAGTTCTACACGGCGTATACGCCCTACCAGCCGGAGCTGTCACAAGGGACACTCCAGGCGATCTACGAGTACCAGACGCTGATCTGCCAGCTCACCGGCATGGAGGTGGCAAACGCGTCGATGTATGACGGTTCCAGCGCCCTGGCCGAGGCGGCGCTGATGGCTCACAGGATCAACGGTCGTCGGGAGGTGGTGCTACCCATGGCCGTACACCCGGAGTACCGGACGGTATGCCGCACCTACGCAAGCAAGCTCGGCCTCCATCTGCATGAGGTTCCCTATACGGACGAGGGTACGACCGACCTGAAACAGGTGAAGGGGGCGCTGTCGGACCGCACCAGCGCCGTTGTGGTCCAGAGCCCGAACTTCTTCGGCGTCCTGGAGTCGCTCGATGAGCTTGCGGAGGCCGCTCACAGCGCCGGGGCTCTCCTGATCGTGGTTGTGGCCGAGCCGGTCTCATTCGGTATCGTCCGATCTCCAGGCGAGTGCGGGGCGGACATCGTGGTGGGAGAGGGCCAGGCGTTCGGAAATCATCTGAACTTCGGCGGCCCCTACCTTGGCTTCTTCGCGTCGAAACAGGCCTATGTCCGCAGTATGCCGGGTCGTTTAGTCGGCCGGACCGAAGATAAGTCCGGTCGACCGGGTTACGTCCTGACACTGTCTACCCGGGAACAACATATCAGGCGGGAGAAGGCGACGTCCAACATCTGTACGAACGAAGGGCTGTGCGCCCTGGCCGCAACGGTTCACCTGTCGCTTCTGGGGAGAGCCGGACTCAGGGAGCTGGCCCTGCTGAAC
The sequence above is drawn from the Candidatus Methylomirabilis tolerans genome and encodes:
- the gcvPA gene encoding aminomethyl-transferring glycine dehydrogenase subunit GcvPA → MQYIPNTEADCRAMLDAIGVRSSEELFADIPSKLKLKRGLNLAPPLSETGLRRHMKELAGRNADVEQYPSFLGAGAYNHFIPAAVSHLVFRSEFYTAYTPYQPELSQGTLQAIYEYQTLICQLTGMEVANASMYDGSSALAEAALMAHRINGRREVVLPMAVHPEYRTVCRTYASKLGLHLHEVPYTDEGTTDLKQVKGALSDRTSAVVVQSPNFFGVLESLDELAEAAHSAGALLIVVVAEPVSFGIVRSPGECGADIVVGEGQAFGNHLNFGGPYLGFFASKQAYVRSMPGRLVGRTEDKSGRPGYVLTLSTREQHIRREKATSNICTNEGLCALAATVHLSLLGRAGLRELALLNLRKTAYAKGAISALRGYELPFAGHTFNEFVVRVKRRAPAQVNRALFAKGIIGGVELGRFYPELSDCLLLCVTEQNSREEIDALCKAMGGGR
- the gcvH gene encoding glycine cleavage system protein GcvH yields the protein MVPEGLHYTKAHEWIKVEGDRGRIGITHFAQSQLGDIVFAELPQVGRVLRQMEAFGVVESVKAVSDLYCPLTGEVLEVNSSLESSPEQINADPYGEGWIIAVHIADPRELANLMSAEEYKAFLAAEEH